The Macrobrachium nipponense isolate FS-2020 chromosome 8, ASM1510439v2, whole genome shotgun sequence nucleotide sequence tcattttcatcctCAACCACCATTGTTCCTTTTTCCTATGTGCCTTTATTTTTCAACTCTGATTTGGATTCAATCCAATGGAGACTCTAAACCTTAATCAAGTTCAGTTGCTCAAAAACAGTGTTTTTATCATCTCCCTTTCTCCCCCCACCTATTTCTGCAATCTTACTGTCATCTCATCACTTTTGAATGTTCAGATTGCTTTAGATTTATCTTACAGGAGTTATATTCCTTTGATTGCTAAATTTGAAACACAAATACAGTGTTTTTCTTAACATTTCCCAAGTTCTCTCTATCCAACTGAATACACATCTATGTTAGCTTAATCTACTTTCGTTTGGAGCAACACTTATTTTTGGGGCAGTTCACCTATTGCCTCTGTTCTGGACTGGAGAGATAATTAGAAGTAATTCTCCTTCCAGTTCTCTAGTCTTTCTCTTTGTAGCAagagacatttttattttactctataaatCATTTCAACTACTGTTCTACAGTTGTAAGGGGAAAGTCCTCTCTCTTCTCAGGTGGTCTTGTGAGAGTTATCAGGCCGCTAGTTCCTTCTTTTACTCAGACGCCATCTTTACTTTTTGAATTGCTTCATTCATTTTctagtatttctttttatttgtaacggtgaatttattttctcatttatagtTCTTTTAGTGTGACAATAATCCATACCCGACAAACAGGAAACGACTTACAGACTTCAACCAATGTTTCTGCTTTTCAATTACAATCAGATTCTTCCAAGGGGAAAAGCACAACAATGTGGACAGAGGATTAGTTTATTATGGATGTATAAAAGCAGAAATTGACTTTTACTTTAATATCACATCCAAAAGTCTTCGAATATAAAACAACGCCTAAGTACTACAACTATTTCAGAAAGTCTCCTTTGTATAAGAGCACATGTTGGACATTTCTACAATGCTGCAAAACTCATAGAAATATTTACAGCTACTGTGAATAATAAGTATAAATGCAACGCACATCTAGagctatacataaaaaatatgagaatgtGATTAACTGGCTGGAGAATGTCATCAAAAAATACCCCAAGTTTATAGCAGTTTCTGAAGCAGGTAAGGAAGAAGGACAAGTACCAAGATTGCAGAATTCATCGCCGAGCCATGCACAAGATGTAGTTGCAGAAGCAGGTATGTTTCAATGTACCATCCAAGGACAATAGGCCAAACTATCTTTAAATGACTGCTTGTACCCGGTTCCCAGTCTGGTGGAGATGCTTTATGATCTAAAGTTTAGAAAGCACCTTCATGCAATAACATCTGATATATCTAAGATTTGTTCCAATTGTGTCCTTGCTCGATCCCGATGATATGAAGTAGGCACGGTTCTTTGGCGCAAGACAATGACACAAGTGGCTACCTTTGCCTTTAAAGTCGTGGTCTTCAGTATCAACAATAGCCCTTACCTATTGCATCAAGTTCTTAGAACGCATCTTAAGGGGCAAGGGCGGGAAGAGCTTATTAGATCATTTTACATGGACAAGTATTTACAGACCTACCCAACCCAAGAGGAAATGcgaaaagattatgtagaagtaAAGTCATTGTTAGATGAAGAGCACATGCCATTGACAGGGTGAGCTAGCAATAGCGTAGTATTTGATAAACAAATGAGACCGCACAAATCTCAAGTTTGCATATGATTTGGGATAGAGAAAGTGATTGTTTGAGTTTGAAACCATGTAAGGGGATATGTACGAATGGAAAGGGCATTAGTCTTACTAAATGTAAATTGCTGTTTGTACTCATATCCAATTTTGATCCATTGGGACTCGTCAGTCCAGTTTTTGTCAGGGTTAAGATTTTGTGCCAGATTTGTGAGAAGCAGAGATAGAATGGGATGATGTGCTAGATAGCAGAAGACAAGAGCAGACAAATGAAATcttagaagaatttatttaagtTCATACATTGAAATTCAAGAGGGGAGTTATCTTGAGAGAGTCGGAGTTGCATATATTTACTGACGCCTCGAGTAAAGAATATGGGGCAGTAGCTTATATAAGGGGAGAAGGACAGACTAACATTTTCACATCTAAAACGAAGGTGACACCCAGGAAGCATGAAATATTGtcttacaatagttttttttatttttctcattttcatcctCAACCACCATTGTTCCTTTTTCCTATGTGCCTTTATTTTTCAACTCTGATTTGGATTCAATCCAATGGAGACTCTAAACCTTAATCAAGTTCAGTTGCTCAAAACAGTGTTTTTATCATCTCCCTTTCTCCCCCCACCTATTTCTGCAATCTTACTGTCATCTCATCACTTTTGAATGTTCAGATTGCTTTAGATTTATCTTACAGGAGTTATATTCCTTTGATTGCTAAATTTGAAACACAAAAATACAGTGTTTTTCTTAACATTTCCCAAGTTCTCTCTATCCACTGAATACACTCTATGTTAGCTTAATCTACTTTCGTTTGGAGCAACACTTATTTTTGGGGCAGTTCACCTATTGCCTCTGTTCTGGACTGGAGAGATAATTAGAAGTAATTCTCCTTCCAGTTCTCTAGTCTTTCTCTTTTGTAGCAagagacatttttattttactctataaatCATTTCAACTACTGTTCTACAGTTGTAAGGGGAAAGTCCTCTCTCTTCTCAGGTGGTCTTGTAAGAGTTATCAGGCCGCTAGTTCCTTCTTTTACTCAGTCGCCATCTTTACTTTTTGAATTGCTTCATTCATTTTctagtatttctttttatttgtaacggtgaatttattttctcatttatagtTCTTTTAGTGTGACAATAATCCATACCCGACAAACAGGAAACGACTTACAGACTTCAACCAATGTTTCTGCTTTTCAATTACAATCAGATTCTTCCAAGGGGAAAAGCACAACAATGTGGACAGAGGATTAGTTTATTATGGATGTATAAAAGCAGAAATTGACTTTTACTTTAATATCACATCCAAAAGTCTTCGAATATAAAACAACGCCTAAGTACTACAACTATTTCAGAAAGTCTCCTTTGTATAAGAGCACATGTTGGACATTTCTACAATGCTGCAAAACTCATAGAAATATTTACAGCTACTGTGAATAATAAGTATAAATGCAACGCACATCTAGagctatacataaaaaatatgagaatgtGATTAACTGGCTGGAGAATGTCATCAAAAAATCCCCAAGTTTATAGCAGTTTCTGAAGCAGGTAAGGAAGAAGGACAAGTACCAAGATTGCAGAATTCATCGCCGAGCCATTGCACAAGATGTAGTTGCAGAAGCAGGTATGTTCATTCAGGAGTCCAGAGAAAGCTCCTGGTAGGCCAACAGACTGACACTTAGCCTCATAGGTCTTGTCAGTGCACCCCTTTTTCACAGTGGAAATCCCAGctgaaaaaaagacaagaaattaAAGTTCTTCATATGAGAGTCCTCAGTGTATATGCGAATGTTatagaatttaaaataatattaaagtttcataaatacaaaaaaaaattattctcctTGTTAAGAACACCTAATTATTGCATTGTAAAAATGAAATGTGTTCCTTTCTACTAATAACAAACCTATAAAGCTGGCTAAAATGTTCCACTACCGGAAgaacatttctgagaaatagcgTCTCTCAACTACAAGttgttttgatatcttgaaaTCAGATCCGATTAGTTTATAACAAAATTCCCCTCGCAACACAGCAGAGGGATGCTACTATGACAAGAAACTCCTACTGGTCCTCAATCGacttatgggagttccatttgacaacgtccttgaggattgagagagagagaacagtgaaTGTAATCGGggttaggttgtttgtgttcgtgTGAATGGATAGGTAATTGCTCGTTCGGCGAGGGTTTGTTGTGTCTGTTGGGTAAGTCGCAAGTCTGGTCTGTATTTTGAGTCAGTCTGTCTTGAATTTCGAAGgaggaaaaataatagaaaacctCATGAAACACCTTAGTAAAATGAACATTCAAGGGAAGGAGTCAAAAAGCACACAGAAGctggttagtaatagcactgcaggCAACACTGACGGTAAGGGAAAgtaataaagccaccgaggacaaaagagaagagagaagtcaCTCAGAGTGgtgcagtttaatgcacaatctattcggaacaaagtagatctctccaaagcattggtagcatgtgaggaattagacataagtatcacagaaacatggatacaagagacTTTGTAAGAGAGTACCAGATACCTGGTTATAAATTGTCCAAAAGAGAtactcaacaaaaaaaaaaggtggaggcgttatgttatacgttagggaccacctcagtccaatagagtgtaaaattacaaccatgcaagaagtgattggcatcaatataaacagtctgaggaagaagataactctaatactagtgtacagacctccctaccaatcacaaatgtccgatgaggagctgtatgcactactaggacaagagataaacaacaaactctgcataataatgggagattttaatgcagcagtacattgggacacgatgacctccgcatcaaacatagaaggaaaacaacttttagattttgtaaaaaattaattcctccaccaatgggttgacaaacctaccagaggaaacaacatactagacattgtcctatcaacagaaggTAATCTAGTGCCTGACCTTgtagtaggtgcaaatctaggcaaaaacgaccataaaattatcttatttcaaattaatgttcaacataaaaaagagaaaaaggtatTAATaagattagactaccgtcgacaagacctaTAAATCAGAAGGAGTaagttaaaaatctagagtacgacgagaacacaggcatagataaacactgggaagcctttcatgacGAATACGCTGAAAAACACTCtgctagatgtataccattaaggcaaatactaacaaatggcaaccctaaGCCTAAGAGGTTCAACAGAGAAatcaaaaatacaataagaaaaagagacagattgcacaaatcaaggAACCCATACCCAGGCAGGCATAGAGAACTCTGTAGATTAGTGGACAAatgagtaagaaatgcaaagataaatgaggataagagagttgcatcagtttgtaaggaaaacccaaaagaattctttgctcgtgttagcataggtcccctaagggacaataaaggtaacctggtgaactcagacttggaaacaTCAGATtgattgaataagttttttactagtgtattcacaattgaagacacaaCCTCAATACTGAAACCTGCTATCAAATATGATGGGGCAGAACCGTTggccaaaataatatttacagaagaggacattaaacacaaaatagacaaactcaagtTTAAATCTCCTGGGCTGGataggattcatccaagagaaattaaagagctaaaagaggagatagttcctcacctatataaactacagaaaaagtgctgaacaaagaaaggcaccaaaaggatgaaaactaggtaatgtgcccccagtttacaaaaaaggtccaagagaagagccaggaaattacagaccaatctgtctaacgtcggttgtttgcaagattttttagtccataattgcagatcaaattgtggatcacattgatagaaacaacttgttgttaaacagctaacacggtttcagacaaaacagatcatgCCTATCAAACCACTAAgagtttttttcataacatgcttggtatttacgacagaagtagagcaatagatatactatacttagatttccaaaaggcctttgacaaggtcccacacaagaaactgatgacaaaagatagagctttaggaattgtaggagtaATGGCAGACTGGAtcaaagactggctaacttatagaaagcagagagtcgtaataaatggtgaagaatcagaatgggcagatgtaacaagcagagttcctcagggttctgtctttGGCCCCCTCTTGTttgttatttacattaatgacattgatgtaggcttaactagcaggatagtcaaatttgcagatgataccaaactaggtgtaaatgcagcagacccagatgccatattaagtttaagaaatgatctaatgaaaataggagagtggtaaaaaaaatggcaaatgcctttta carries:
- the LOC135222595 gene encoding uncharacterized protein LOC135222595; this encodes MKVLAFTAITLLCSVHYSEAFAFLCYEQDAGGDRTVTFCANSCFSVGGSVAGISTVKKGCTDKTYEAKCQSVGLPGAFSGLLNEHTCFCNYILCNGSAMNSAILVLVLLPYLLQKLL